GTTCGACAAGTAATAGTGCAGGTCGTCGGCCAGCTTGTTGCTCGGCAGCGGCGACGCCAGAAGCGGGGTCGCGCTCCCTTCGCAGGCCGCGCGCAGTGGCTCGGGGATGTCTTGTCCTTCCGCGACGATGACACAGCGCGGCTCGTGACTCAAGAGCTGTCTCAAGGCGTCCTCCCGCGAGATGTCCCTGAGCCCGGTCAGGTACTGGATCTCGGAATCGCCCAGGACCTGGATCTCATTGGGGTGGATGAGGTTCAGGTGCCCGACCAGCGACTTCTTCGGCGACCCCCGCGGCGCCATACCCCGGCGGGTCTCGATGGTCGTGATGTCGTCACCAATGACCTTGCGCCCGTCGGCGTGGACCAGACCCGCCACGATCTTGCGCGTCGCGCCGGCACGTCCCGCGACCCACGCGAGCTGCAAGCGCTCGGCATGGATAGCGAACAGCTCATCGATCGCGACAGTGGCCATCATGTCATTGTGCGGGCGACCAGCCGGTCAAGATCGCGTAGGCCTCGGCAGGCCCGCTGCTGGCCCGAAGGCGGGCGACCAAGTCCCTATCGCTGGACATCTCCGCCAGGTGTGCCAGGATGCGCAGGTGATGATCCTGGCATTCGGCAGGGACCAGGAGCGCAAAGAAGAGATCCACCGGCTGATTGTCTGCGGCATCGAAGTCCACGGCCTTCGCGGCGTGCAGAAAGGCCGCGCGCGGCCCATCGCAGCATTCCATCCGCCCGTGCGGTATGGCGATCCCACGCCCGAGCGCCGTGCTACCCAGGCGCTCTCGGGCGAGCAGACCCTGGAACACCTCACTCGCCGTAGCGCCACCGCCATCCCCCGCGATCAGCCCGGCCAGGGCTTCCAACACCGCCTTCTTGCTGCGCGCACCGGCGTTCCATGCCACGCGGCTTGGCGCCAGGATCTCCGCTAACTCCATGGACGGCCCTGCAATATTGACGGCGTTGCGCGCCTGGCTCACGACTGGCCCGATCACGACTGGCCCTTGAGCCCTCCATCGGCGCGGTGGTGGTCGGTCAGTTGTTCCTTATGGCGGATCAACTGGCGGTCGAGCTTGTCGATCAGGACATCGATGGCGGCGTAGAGATCATCGTGCTCGGCATCGGCGTACAGGCGCCCGCCGGCGACATTGATGGTCGCTTCGGCGCGCCGGCGTTGTTTCTCCACGGCCAGCACGACGTGAACGGTGGTCACATGATCGAAATGACGTTCCATCCTTTCGAGCTTGGTCTCGACGTAAGTCTTGATCGCCGGCGAAACTTCCAGATGATGCCCCGTGAGATTGATCTGCATCATGACTCCTATGACTGAAACCGCTACCGGGTCTTCAATGTGGGTGGAGGGGACGTTCGATGAAAAGCGGGCTCGATAAAAAGGGGGCTCGATAAAAAGAGGCCCCTTACACCAGCCGCTTGCGCTCGTTGGACGGCGGGATCGCCATCGCCTCGCGGTACTTCGCCACCGTCCGGCGCGCCACCTGGATGCCCTGCTGGGTCAGGACCGCCGCGATCTTGCTGTCGCTCATGGGGCCTTGGGGATCCTCCT
The Pseudomonadota bacterium DNA segment above includes these coding regions:
- a CDS encoding PTS sugar transporter subunit IIA, with the protein product MIGPVVSQARNAVNIAGPSMELAEILAPSRVAWNAGARSKKAVLEALAGLIAGDGGGATASEVFQGLLARERLGSTALGRGIAIPHGRMECCDGPRAAFLHAAKAVDFDAADNQPVDLFFALLVPAECQDHHLRILAHLAEMSSDRDLVARLRASSGPAEAYAILTGWSPAQ
- the raiA gene encoding ribosome-associated translation inhibitor RaiA, encoding MQINLTGHHLEVSPAIKTYVETKLERMERHFDHVTTVHVVLAVEKQRRRAEATINVAGGRLYADAEHDDLYAAIDVLIDKLDRQLIRHKEQLTDHHRADGGLKGQS